The Procambarus clarkii isolate CNS0578487 chromosome 24, FALCON_Pclarkii_2.0, whole genome shotgun sequence genome includes a region encoding these proteins:
- the LOC138368226 gene encoding trichohyalin-like — protein sequence MWGNVPSVRDPLRLEYHTGLTPLLFNSPSSPAETLKEYDPERIQHRKNTTQKEYDPERIQHRKNTTQKEYDPERIRPRKNTAQKEYNPERIQHRKNTTQKEYDPERIRPRKNTAQKEYDPERIRPRKNTAQKEYDPERIRPRKNTTQKEYSTERIRPRKNTAQKEYDPERIRPRKNTTQKEYDPERIQHRKNTTQKEYDPERIQHRKNTTQKEYDPERIQHRKNTTQKEYDPERIQHRKNTTQKEYDPERIQHRKNTTQKEYDPERIQHRKNTTQKEYGTERIRPRKNTAQKEYSTERIRPRKNTTQKEYDPERIQHRKNTTQKEYSTERIQHRKNTTQKEYDPERIRPRKNTALKEYDPERIQHRKNTAQKEYDPERIRPRKNTALKEYDPERIQHRKNTAQKEYDPERIRPRKNTAQKEYDPERIRPRKNTTQKEYDPERIQHRKNTTQKEYDPERIQHRKNTTQKEYDPERIQHRKNTTQKEYGTERIRPRKNTAQKEYSTERIRPRKNTTQKEYDPERIQHRKNTTQKEYSTERIQHRKNTTQKEYDPERIRPRKNTALKEYDPERIQHRKNTAQKEYDPERIRPRKNTALKEYDPERIQHRKNTAQKEYDPERIRPRKNTAQKEYDPERIRPRKNTAQKEYDPERIQHRKNTTQKEYSTERIQHRKNTTQKEYSTERIQHRKNTAQKEYDPERIRPRKNTAQKEYDPERIQHRKNTTQKEYCTERIRPRKNTTQKEYDPERIRPRKNTTQKEYDPERIRPRKNTAQKEYSTERIQHRKNTTQKEYSTERIRPRKNTAQKEYDPERIQHRKNTAQKEYSTERIRPRKNTTQKEYSTERIRPRKNTTQKEYSTERIRPRKNTAQKEYDPERIQHRKNTTQKEYSTERIRPRKNTTQKEYSTERIRPRKNTAQKEYDPERIQHRKNTTQKEYSTERIRPRKNTSQKEYSKERIRPRKNTAQKEYDPERIQHRKNTTQKEYSTERIRPRKNTTQKEYSTERIRPRKNTTQKEYSTERIRPRKNTAQKEYDPERIQHRKNTTQKEYSTERIRPRKNTAQKEYSTERIQHSKNTTQKEYSTERIQHRKNTAQKEYDPERIQHRTNTTQKEYSTERIQHRKNTAQKEYDPERIRPRKNTAQKEYDPERIQHRKNTTQKEYSTGRIQHSKNTTQKEYSTERIQHRKNTAQKEYDPERIQHRKNTTQKEYSTERIRPRKNTAQKEYDPERIQHRKNTAQKNTAQKEYDPERIQHRKNTAQKEYSTERIRPRKNTTQKEYSTERIRPRKNTAQKEYDPERIQHRKNTTQKEYSTERIQHRKNTAQKEYSTERIRPRKNTAQKEYDPERIQHRKNTAQKEYSTERIRPRKNTTQKEYDPERIRHRKNTTQKEYSTERIRPRKNTTQKEYGTERIRPRKNTAQKEYSTERIQHRKNTAQKEYDPERIQHRKNTTQKEYSTERIQHRKNTAQKEYSTERIRPRKNTAQKEYSTERIQHRKNTTQKEYDPERIQHRKNTAQKEYSTERIQHRKNTAQKEYDPERIRPRKNTAQKEYSTERIQHRKNTAQKEYSTERIQHRENTTQKEYGPVPLVRAGMRGMGSSGSRSEGEVVKVAASVDTYLETGNISSTRVPSARNLRHKPCSSSKDTREYRSSSSRNCGSGPWQTAFVSVS from the exons atgtgggGCAATGTTCCATCAGTGAGAGATCCCCTCCGCCTCGAGTACCACACGGGACTCACTCCACTCCTCTTCAACTCTCCCTCTTCACCAGCTGAAACTCTT AAAGAATACGACCCAGAAAGAATACAGCACAGAAAGAATACGACCCAGAAAGAATACGACCCAGAAAGAATACAGCACAGAAAGAATACGACCCAGAAAGAATACGACCCAGAAAGAATACGACCCAGAAAGAATACAGCACAGAAAGAATACAACCCAGAAAGAATACAGCACAGAAAGAATACGACCCAGAAAGAATACGACCCAGAAAGAATACGACCCAGAAAGAATACAGCACAGAAAGAATACGACCCAGAAAGAATACGACCCAGAAAGAATACAGCACAGAAAGAATACGACCCAGAAAGAATACGACCCAGAAAGAATACGACCCAGAAAGAATACAGCACAGAAAGAATACGACCCAGAAAGAATACAGCACAGAAAGAATACGACCCAGAAAGAATACGACCCAGAAAGAATACGACCCAGAAAGAATACGACCCAGAAAGAATACAGCACAGAAAGAATACGACCCAGAAAGAATACGACCCAGAAAGAATACAGCACAGAAAGAATACGACCCAGAAAGAATACGACCCAGAAAGAATACAGCACAGAAAGAATACGACCCAGAAAGAATACGACCCAGAAAGAATACAGCACAGAAAGAATACGACCCAGAAAGAATACGACCCAGAAAGAATACAGCACAGAAAGAATACGACCCAGAAAGAATACGACCCAGAAAGAATACAGCACAGAAAGAATACGACCCAGAAAGAATACGGCACTGAAAGAATACGACCCAGAAAGAATACAGCACAGAAAGAATACAGCACAGAAAGAATACGACCCAGAAAGAATACGACCCAGAAAGAATACGACCCAGAAAGAATACAGCACAGAAAGAATACGACCCAGAAAGAATACAGCACAGAAAGAATACAGCACAGAAAGAATACGACCCAGAAAGAATACGACCCAGAAAGAATACGACCCAGAAAGAATACAGCACTGAAAGAATACGACCCAGAAAGAATACAGCACAGAAAGAATACAGCACAGAAAGAATACGACCCAGAAAGAATACGACCCAGAAAGAATACAGCACTGAAAGAATACGACCCAGAAAGAATACAGCACAGAAAGAATACAGCACAGAAAGAATACGACCCAGAAAGAATACGACCCAGAAAGAATACAGCACAGAAAGAATACGACCCAGAAAGAATACGACCCAGAAAGAATACGACCCAGAAAGAATACGACCCAGAAAGAATACAGCACAGAAAGAATACGACCCAGAAAGAATACGACCCAGAAAGAATACAGCACAGAAAGAATACGACCCAGAAAGAATACGACCCAGAAAGAATACAGCACAGAAAGAATACGACCCAGAAAGAATACGGCACTGAAAGAATACGACCCAGAAAGAATACAGCACAGAAAGAATACAGCACAGAAAGAATACGACCCAGAAAGAATACGACCCAGAAAGAATACGACCCAGAAAGAATACAGCACAGAAAGAATACGACCCAGAAAGAATACAGCACAGAAAGAATACAGCACAGAAAGAATACGACCCAGAAAGAATACGACCCAGAAAGAATACGACCCAGAAAGAATACAGCACTGAAAGAATACGACCCAGAAAGAATACAGCACAGAAAGAATACAGCACAGAAAGAATACGACCCAGAAAGAATACGACCCAGAAAGAATACAGCACTGAAAGAATACGACCCAGAAAGAATACAGCACAGAAAGAATACAGCACAGAAAGAATACGACCCAGAAAGAATACGACCCAGAAAGAATACAGCACAGAAAGAATACGACCCAGAAAGAATACGACCCAGAAAGAATACAGCACAGAAAGAATACGACCCAGAAAGAATACAGCACAGAAAGAATACGACCCAGAAAGAATACAGCACAGAAAGAATACAGCACAGAAAGAATACGACCCAGAAAGAATACAGCACAGAAAGAATACAGCACAGAAAGAATACAGCACAGAAAGAATACGACCCAGAAAGAATACGACCCAGAAAGAATACAGCACAGAAAGAATACGACCCAGAAAGAATACAGCACAGAAAGAATACGACCCAGAAAGAATACTGCACAGAAAGAATACGACCCAGAAAGAATACGACCCAGAAAGAATACGACCCAGAAAGAATACGACCCAGAAAGAATACGACCCAGAAAGAATACGACCCAGAAAGAATACGACCCAGAAAGAATACAGCACAGAAAGAATACAGCACAGAAAGAATACAGCACAGAAAGAATACGACCCAGAAAGAATACAGCACAGAAAGAATACGACCCAGAAAGAATACAGCACAGAAAGAATACGACCCAGAAAGAATACAGCACAGAAAGAATACAGCACAGAAAGAATACAGCACAGAAAGAATACGACCCAGAAAGAATACGACCCAGAAAGAATACAGCACAGAAAGAATACGACCCAGAAAGAATACGACCCAGAAAGAATACAGCACAGAAAGAATACGACCCAGAAAGAATACAGCACAGAAAGAATACGACCCAGAAAGAATACAGCACAGAAAGAATACGACCCAGAAAGAATACAGCACAGAAAGAATACGACCCAGAAAGAATACGACCCAGAAAGAATACAGCACAGAAAGAATACGACCCAGAAAGAATACAGCACAGAAAGAATACGACCCAGAAAGAATACAGCACAGAAAGAATACGACCCAGAAAGAATACAGCACAGAAAGAATACGACCCAGAAAGAATACGAGCCAGAAAGAATACAGCAAAGAAAGAATACGACCCAGAAAGAATACAGCACAGAAAGAATACGACCCAGAAAGAATACAGCACAGAAAGAATACGACCCAGAAAGAATACAGCACAGAAAGAATACGACCCAGAAAGAATACGACCCAGAAAGAATACAGCACAGAAAGAATACGACCCAGAAAGAATACGACCCAGAAAGAATACAGCACAGAAAGAATACGACCCAGAAAGAATACAGCACAGAAAGAATACGACCCAGAAAGAATACAGCACAGAAAGAATACGACCCAGAAAGAATACAGCACAGAAAGAATACGACCCAGAAAGAATACAGCACAGAAAGAATACAGCACAGAAAGAATACAGCACAGTAAGAATACGACCCAGAAAGAATACAGCACAGAAAGAATACAGCACAGAAAGAATACAGCACAGAAAGAATACGACCCAGAAAGAATACAGCACAGAACGAATACGACCCAGAAAGAATACAGCACAGAAAGAATCCAGCACAGAAAGAATACAGCACAGAAAGAATACGACCCAGAAAGAATACGACCCAGAAAGAATACAGCACAGAAAGAATACGACCCAGAAAGAATACAGCACAGAAAGAATACGACCCAGAAAGAATACAGCACAGGAAGAATACAGCACAGTAAGAATACGACCCAGAAAGAATACAGCACAGAAAGAATACAGCACAGAAAGAATACAGCACAGAAAGAATACGACCCAGAAAGAATACAGCACAGAAAGAATACGACCCAGAAAGAATACAGCACAGAAAGAATACGACCCAGAAAGAATACAGCACAGAAAGAATACGACCCAGAAAGAATACAGCACAGGAAGAATACAGCACA AAAGAATACAGCACAGAAAGAATACGACCCAGAAAGAATACAGCACAGAAAGAATACAGCACAGAAAGAATACAGCACAGAAAGAATACGACCCAGAAAGAATACGACCCAGAAAGAATACAGCACAGAAAGAATACGACCCAGAAAGAATACAGCACAGAAAGAATACGACCCAGAAAGAATACAGCACAGAAAGAATACGACCCAGAAAGAATACAGCACAGAAAGAATACAGCACAGAAAGAATACAGCACAGAAAGAATACAGCACAGAAAGAATACGACCCAGAAAGAATACAGCACAGAAAGAATACGACCCAGAAAGAATACAGCACAGAAAGAATACAGCACAGAAAGAATACAGCACAGAAAGAATACGACCCAGAAAGAATACGACCCAGAAAGAATACGACCCAGAAAGAATACGGCACAGAAAGAATACGACCCAGAAAGAATACAGCACAGAAAGAATACGACCCAGAAAGAATACGACCCAGAAAGAATACGGCACAGAAAGAATACGACCCAGAAAGAATACAGCACAGAAAGAATACAGCACAGAAAGAATACAGCACAGAAAGAATACAGCACAGAAAGAATACGACCCAGAAAGAATACAGCACAGAAAGAATACGACCCAGAAAGAATACAGCACAGAAAGAATACAGCACAGAAAGAATACAGCACAGAAAGAATACAGCACAGAAAGAATACGACCCAGAAAGAATACAGCACAGAAAGAATACAGCACAGAAAGAATACAGCACAGAAAGAATACGACCCAGAAAGAATACGACCCAGAAAGAATACAGCACAGAAAGAATACAGCACAGAAAGAATACAGCACAGAAAGAATACAGCACAGAAAGAATACAGCACAGAAAGAATACGACCCAGAAAGAATACGACCCAGAAAGAATACAGCACAGAAAGAATACAGCACAGAAAGAATACAGCACAGAAAGAATACAGCACAGAAAGAATACAGCACAGAAAGAATACAGCACAGAGAGAATACGACCCAGAAAGAATACGGCCCAGTG